A region of Takifugu flavidus isolate HTHZ2018 chromosome 2, ASM371156v2, whole genome shotgun sequence DNA encodes the following proteins:
- the LOC130517908 gene encoding kelch-like protein 10, with the protein MSESLYSKSCDNSFTDAIIKVGHAEFQIHKIILSKCSRYFQALFTTWSAPDKNVYEIPDLSPDVTRLIIFYAYTSTVPVTSTNAMELLLAADRYNVLGIVEVCCDFLMEMLSTENCIGIWQFSDVCYCSQLQEKAFQFILYNFDQVISSKEFHQLSVEELCDIFDHDELNVKNESIVFEAICKWISHNSERRKRHFAILLPKVRLALLSLEYIITNMVTSELMNNNAECWEMVLSSLQLKMQMATSIPPLITTGDTVAHPRVPKDILLAIGGWIYEDVLDVIEAYNVRIQCWVSIPHHLNRPRAYHSSVFLNESVYCLGGYDEQENFSSMCRFDLNTCTWHEVAPMHYRRCYASVTVLDGYIYALGGYDGTSRQKSAERYMPDTNQWSLITPMHEKRSDASCTTLNNKIYICGGYDGEESVQTGEFYDPETNQWTMIASMGTQRSGHGVVAYVGHIYAVGGFDGHEHLKSAEAYNPQTDSWNPVPNMLTARSNFGYEVIENRVFVVGGFNGFRSICSAECYDADAKRWFEVEEMETPRFGLSCCLISGFPDLTRKFFCL; encoded by the exons ATGTCAGAATCATTGTATTCCAAGTCCTGCGACAACAGTTTTACTGATGCAATCATCAAAGTAGGCCATGCTGAATTTCAAATCCACAAGATCATCCTGTCTAAATGCAGcagatatttcca AGCCCTATTTACAACCTGGTCAGCACCAGACAAGAACGTCTATGAGATACCAGACCTTTCTCCAGATGTGACACGGCTCATCATTTTTTATGCATACACCAGCACTGTGCCCGTGACATCCACTAATGCCATGGAACTTCTTctagcagctgaccggtacaatGTATTAGGAATTGTAGAAGTTTGTTGCGACTTCCTGATGGAGATGCTCTCTACTGAAAACTGCATCGGCATCTGGCAGTTCAGCGACGTCTGCTACTGCTCCCAACTGCAGGAAAAGGCATTCCAGTTTATCCTTTATAACTTTGATCAAGTTATTTCCAGTAAGGAGTTCCATCagttgtctgtggaggaacTTTGCGACATCTTTGACCACGATGAACTTAATGTGAAAAATGAGAGCATTGTGTTTGAGGCCATCTGTAAATGGATCAGTCACAATTCtgaaagaagaaagagacaTTTTGCAATACTCTTGCCAAAG GTCCGACTGGCTTTGTTGAGTTTAGagtacatcatcaccaacatggtTACCAGTGAGCTGATGAACAACAATGCTGAGTGCTGGGAAATGGTGCTCAGTTCTCTGCAGTTGAAAATGCAGATGGCTACAAGCATCCCTCCGTTAATCACCACAGGTGACACGGTTGCTCACCCTCGCGTGCCCAAAGATATCCTCCTGGCTATTGGAGGCTGGATTTATGAAGACGTTCTTGACGTTATTGAAGCGTATAATGTTCGGATTCAGTGCTGGGTCAGCATCCCACACCATCTCAACCGTCCCCGTGCCTACCACAGCAGTGTCTTCCTAAATGAGTCCGTCTACTGTTTGGGCGGCTATGACGAGCAGGAGAATTTCAGCAGCATGTGCAGGTTCGACCTTAACACGTGCACCTGGCACGAAGTGGCCCCCATGCACTATCGCCGGTGTTACGCGAGTGTGACTGTGCTAGATGGATATATCTATGCACTGGGAGGCTATGATGGGACGAGtcgacagaaatctgcagagcGCTACATGCCTGACACCAACCAGTGGAGCCTTATTACGCCCATGCACGAGAAGAGGAGCGACGCCAGCTGTACGACTTTGAACAACAAG ATTTACATTTGTGGTGGATATGATGGTGAAGAGAGCGTCCAAACAGGTGAGTTTTACGACCCAGAAACAAACCAGTGGACAATGATTGCCTCCATGGGCACCCAGCGTTCTGGCCACGGTGTAGTCGCCTACGTAGGTCACATTTATGCG GTCGGTGGATTTGATGGCCATGAACACCTAAAAAGCGCTGAGGCCTACAACCCCCAAACAGACTCATGGAATCCTGTGCCCAATATGCTTACTGCACGCAGCAACTTTGGTTATGAAGTAATTGAGAATCGGGTATTTGTTGTCGGGGGCTTCAATGGGTTCAGGAGCATCTGCTCTGCTGAGTGCTACGATGCAGATGCTAAGAGGTGGTTTGAGGTCGAGGAAATGGAAACTCCCCGCTTCGGATTGAGCTGTTGCCTGATATCTGGGTTCCCCGACCTGACTCGGAAGTTTTTTTGCCTgtga